A single genomic interval of Zobellia nedashkovskayae harbors:
- a CDS encoding cysteine desulfurase family protein codes for MEKVYLDNAATTQVRENVIVKMQDALANFYGNPSSTHSYGRSAKTGVESARKTIAKYMNAHPTEIIFTSGGTEADNMILRCAVRDLNVKTIITSKIEHHAVLHTVEDLASEKGTNILYVNLDELGNPDLENLEVLLQQDDSKKLVSLMHVNNEIGNKIDIAKVCELCHVNGALFHSDTVQSIGHYTWDVKEVPVDFLTAAAHKFHGPKGIGFAYIKKNSGLKPFISGGSQERGHRAGTESFHNIVGLETAFVEAYDNLDAETAYVTELKSYFIDRIKEEIPAAKFNGHSGDLDKSTFTLVNVCLPIDPQKALMLLFHLDMKGIACSKGSACQSGSDLGSHVLTEILSADELKKPSVRFSFSKYNTKEELDYTVQALKEFVEK; via the coding sequence ATGGAAAAGGTTTATTTAGATAATGCGGCCACTACACAAGTACGTGAAAATGTGATTGTAAAGATGCAAGATGCACTAGCCAATTTTTATGGCAACCCATCTTCAACCCATAGTTATGGACGCTCGGCAAAGACTGGTGTAGAAAGTGCTAGAAAAACGATTGCTAAATATATGAACGCCCACCCGACGGAAATTATTTTCACTTCTGGTGGTACTGAGGCTGATAACATGATTTTGCGTTGTGCTGTGCGCGACCTTAATGTAAAAACTATTATCACCTCTAAAATTGAACATCATGCTGTTCTTCATACAGTTGAAGATTTAGCTAGTGAAAAAGGAACCAACATATTATATGTGAATTTAGATGAATTGGGTAATCCAGATTTAGAAAACTTAGAAGTTTTGTTGCAACAAGATGATTCTAAGAAGTTGGTGAGCTTAATGCATGTGAACAATGAAATAGGTAATAAAATTGATATTGCTAAAGTTTGTGAGCTTTGTCATGTAAACGGAGCTCTTTTTCATTCGGATACGGTGCAGTCCATAGGGCATTATACATGGGACGTAAAAGAAGTTCCTGTAGATTTTCTTACTGCTGCCGCACATAAATTTCACGGTCCTAAAGGAATAGGTTTTGCTTATATTAAGAAAAATTCAGGTTTAAAGCCTTTTATATCAGGTGGTTCTCAAGAACGTGGTCATCGGGCGGGAACAGAATCTTTCCATAATATTGTAGGGTTGGAAACTGCATTTGTAGAAGCTTACGATAATTTGGATGCTGAAACGGCTTATGTTACGGAACTGAAATCTTATTTTATAGATAGGATTAAGGAAGAAATTCCTGCGGCCAAGTTTAATGGTCATTCCGGAGACTTGGATAAAAGTACGTTTACTTTGGTAAATGTTTGTTTGCCCATAGATCCACAGAAAGCACTTATGTTATTGTTTCATTTAGACATGAAAGGAATAGCTTGTTCAAAAGGAAGTGCTTGCCAATCTGGAAGCGACTTAGGTTCTCATGTACTAACAGAAATATTATCGGCAGATGAGCTTAAAAAGCCTTCGGTTAGGTTTTCTTTTTCAAAGTACAACACCAAGGAGGAGTTGGATTATACTGTTCAGGCACTTAAGGAATTTGTAGAAAAATAA